One Electrophorus electricus isolate fEleEle1 chromosome 13, fEleEle1.pri, whole genome shotgun sequence DNA segment encodes these proteins:
- the LOC113591837 gene encoding leucine-rich repeat and fibronectin type-III domain-containing protein 2, whose translation MAKVLCGLLLLGSAVMSAIACPKYCVCQNLSESLGTLCPSKGLLFVPPDIDRRTVELRLGGNYIIRITQQDFVNMTSLVDLTLSRNTISSIQPFSFVDLETLRSLHLDSNRLTELGPDALRGLVSLQHLILNNNQLSRISSETFNDLLLTLEDLDLSYNNLRSMPWEAVRKMLSLHQLSLDHNLISHITEGTFTDLDKLARLDLTSNRLQKLPPDPIFARSQSGLVPSTPYAPALSLSFGGNPLHCNCEVLWLRRLEREDDQETCASPSSLKGRYFWYVREEEFVCEPPLITQHTHKLLVLEGQTASLRCKAVGDPTPYIHWVAPDDRLISNSSRATIYENGTLDIVVTTSKDYGTFTCIAANAAGESTASVELSIIQLPHLSNGTNRTAQPKSRLSDITSSAKTSKGEAKIQPEQVVTVSEVTSVSALIKWTVNKVTPKVKMYQLQYNCSDDEVLIYRMIPVASRAFVVNNLMPGMQYDLCVLAIWDDTATTLTATNIVGCVQFVTRDDYPRCQSLHTQFLGGTMILVIGGVIVATLLVFIVILMVRYKVSSGLQVSKLVTVSNTYSQTNGGLQAAQWLNAGPPPLAPKAVVVMQDEVVEFKCGSLRSSLSSSSSADSIGCEKVARYHLRHDSRTLPSRWRQAPAKTRPNLDHLLGAFASLDLKAPAGDLGGPSSARAVSVVVDPISDKEPLLGRGESRLGRLWALPLESKPKRSHSFDMGEFGASASGYITYPRRISNIWTKRSLSVNGMLQQCEESEGEADKGMFGSSEWVMESTV comes from the exons ATGGCCAAAGTGCTCTGTGGCCTCCTGCTTCTGGGAAGTGCAGTAATGTCAGCCATTGCCTGCCCCAAGTACTGCGTGTGTCAGAACCTGTCCGAGTCTCTGGGCACCCTGTGTCCGTCTAAAGGGCTGCTCTTCGTCCCGCCAGACATCGACCGCAGGACTGTAGAGCTGCGCCTGGGTGGGAATTACATCATCCGGATCACACAGCAAGACTTCGTCAACATGACGAGCCTAGTGGACCTGACACTGTCGCGGAACACCATCAGCTCTATCCAGCCCTTTTCCTTTGTGGATCTGGAGACACTGCGCTCACTGCACCTGGACAGCAACCGACTGACGGAGCTCGGGCCAGATGCACTGCGCGGCCTGGTCAGCCTGCAGCACCTCATCCTCAACAACAACCAGCTGAGCCGCATCTCCAGCGAGACCTTCAATGACCTGCTACTCACGCTCGAGGACCTGGACCTGTCTTACAACAACCTGCGTAGCATGCCATGGGAGGCTGTGCGCAAGATGCTCAGCCTGCATCAACTCAGCTTGGACCACAACCTCATCAGCCATATCACCGAGGGCACCTTCACTGACTTGGACAAGCTGGCCCGTCTTGACCTGACATCCAACCGGCTCCAGAAGCTGCCGCCTGACCCGATCTTCGCAAGGTCACAGAGTGGCCTGGTGCCAAGCACTCCGTATGCTCCTGCCCTCTCGCTCAGCTTTGGTGGCAACCCACTGCACTGCAACTGTGAGGTGCTGTGGCTGCGGCGACTGGAGCGCGAGGATGACCAGGAGACTTGCGCATCGCCATCCAGCCTGAAGGGCCGCTACTTCTGGTACGTGCGCGAGGAGGAATTTGTCTGTGAGCCGCCCCTCATCACCCAGCACACGCACAAGCTCCTGGTGCTGGAGGGCCAGACGGCCAGCCTGCGCTGCAAGGCCGTGGGTGACCCCACGCCCTACATCCACTGGGTTGCCCCCGATGACCGCCTGATCAGCAACTCTTCGCGAGCCACCATCTATGAGAATGGCACCCTGGACATTGTGGTGACCACGTCCAAGGACTACGGCACGTTCACATGCATTGCTGCCAATGCTGCGGGGGAGTCCACAGCCTCAGTGGAGCTCTCCATCATTCAGCTGCCACACCTGAGCAACGGCACCAATCGCACAGCCCAGCCCAAGTCCAGGCTGTCTGACATTACCAGCTCGGCCAAGACCAGCAAAGGGGAGGCAAAAATACAGCCGGAGCAGGTGGTGACCGTGTCAGAGGTCACCTCGGTCTCTGCCCTGATCAAGTGGACTGTGAACAAAGTGACTCCCAAGGTGAAAATGTACCAGCTCCAGTACAACTGCTCAGATGATGAGGTCCTCATTTACCG GATGATCCCAGTGGCCAGCAGAGCTTTTGTGGTCAATAACCTGATGCCGGGGATGCAGTATGACCTGTGCGTGCTTGCCATCTGGGACGACACTGCCACCACCCTCACTGCCACCAACATAGTGGGCTGCGTACAGTTCGTGACCCGCGATGACTACCCCCGCTGCCAGTCCCTACACACCCAGTTCCTTGGGGGGACCATGATTCTGGTGATAGGTGGCGTGATCGTGGCCACTCTCCTGGTATTCATTGTCATCCTCATGGTGCGGTACAAGGTGAGCAGCGGTTTGCAGGTATCTAAGCTGGTGACTGTCAGCAACACTTACTCGCAGACCAACGGCGGGTTGCAGGCGGCACAGTGGTTGAATGCGGGCCCCCCACCCCTGGCCCCCAAGGCTGTGGTTGTGATGCAGGACGAGGTGGTGGAGTTCAAGTGCGGCTCCCTAAGGAGcagcctctcctcttcctcctcggcAGACTCGATCGGATGCGAGAAGGTGGCACGCTACCACCTCCGCCATGACTCAAGAACCCTGCCCAGCAGGTGGAGGCAGGCTCCGGCCAAGACACGGCCGAACCTGGACCACCTGCTGGGTGCCTTCGCTTCCCTAGACCTGAAGGCCCCAGCCGGGGATCTGGGTGGCCCCTCGTCGGCGAGAGCCGTGTCTGTAGTCGTGGACCCCATTTCTGACAAAGAGCCTCTGCTGGGCCGCGGGGAGTCCAGACTGGGGCGGCTGTGGGCATTGCCGTTGGAGAGCAAGCCTAAGCGCAGTCACTCTTTCGACATGGGTGAGTTTGGGGCATCAGCGTCAGGATACATAACCTACCCACGGCGCATCAGCAACATCTGGACTAAGAGGAGCCTCTCGGTGAACGGCATGCTGCAGcagtgtgaggagagtgagggtgagGCAGACAAAGGGATGTTTGGCAGCTCTGAGTGGGTCATGGAGAGTACAGTCTGA